From the Lolium rigidum isolate FL_2022 chromosome 2, APGP_CSIRO_Lrig_0.1, whole genome shotgun sequence genome, one window contains:
- the LOC124687928 gene encoding 2-hydroxy-palmitic acid dioxygenase MPO1-like, translated as MVRGGGGGGGGLLDLERHFAFYGAYHSNPVNVFIHALFVWPIFLTALLLLHLTAPSLHSAAVVAAIYGAFYISLDRRSGTLAAVLCLLCWAASAVLAARLGFSTGCKVVLVAQLFCWTMQFIGHGVFEKRAPALLDNLVQAFLMGPYFVLLEILHKFSGYEPYPGFHANVQKLIDANRKEWEDKKAKKMT; from the exons AtggttcgcggcggcggcgggggcggcggcggcttgctCGACCTGGAGCGGCACTTCGCCTTCTATGGCGCGTACCACAGCAACCCAGTAAACGTGTTCATCCACGCGCTCTTCGTCTGGCCCATCTTCCTCACGGCCCTCCTGCTCCTCCACCTCACCGCTCCGTCCCTGCACTCCGCCGCGGTCGTTGCCGCGATCTACGGGGCCTTCTACATTTCCCTCGACCGCCGCTCCGGCACCCTCGCTGCTGTTCTCTGCTTGCTCTGCTGGGCTGCCAGCGCCGTCCTCGCCGCCCGCCTCGGCTTCTCGACCGGATGCAAG GTGGTACTGGTAGCTCAGCTGTTTTGTTGGACTATGCAATTCATTGGTCATGGAGTTTTTGAG AAGCGAGCACCTGCTCTACTTGACAATCTTGTCCAAGCTTTCTTGATGGGCCCATACTTTGTGCTTCTAGAG ATTCTTCATAAGTTTTCTGGGTACGAACCATATCCTGGCTTTCATGCCAATGTACAAAAGCTGATTGATGCTAACCGCAAGGAGTGGGAGGATAAGAAAGCTAAGAAAATGACCTAA
- the LOC124687929 gene encoding NAC domain-containing protein 92-like yields MEHDVQQEQQQEPMELPPGFRFHPTDEELITHYLTRKTAHPRFAPLAVGEADLNKCEPWDLPSRATMGEKEWYFFVVKDRKYPTGTRTNRATESGYWKATGKDREILRGRSLVGMKKTLVFYTGRAPRGGKTGWVMHEYRLDGKHAAVPYSLPRAATSKDEWVLCRVFKKNLELPVASNGKKGTSYTGTADVVAGSSMSMADVGLASCVLPPLIDVAAGSGGGSTFAPPTPSHVACFSNALEGQFLHPPFLLPSAPATTNAPQRAADHLAMDPASPFMASVQMQYAQEAAGGMVQELLHGGGGSVWYPKGERERLSGGGASQDTGLTSEVNPAEISSSRQHMDHEANFWGY; encoded by the exons ATGGAGCATGAcgtgcagcaggagcagcagcaggaacCCATGGAGCTTCCGCCGGGCTTCCGTTTTCACCCGACCGACGAGGAGCTCATCACGCACTACCTCACCCGGAAGACAGCCCACCCCAGATTCGCCCCCCTCGCCGTCGGCGAGGCCGACCTCAACAAGTGCGAGCCGTGGGACCTGCCAT CTCGGGCAACGATGGGGGAGAAGGAGTGGTACTTCTTCGTGGTGAAGGACCGCAAGTACCCGACGGGGACGAGGACTAACAGGGCGACGGAATCTGGGTACTGGAAGGCGACGGGCAAGGACAGGGAAATCCTGAGGGGAAGGTCTCTCGTCGGCATGAAGAAGACGCTCGTCTTCTACACGGGGAGGGCCCCCAGGGGCGGCAAGACCGGCTGGGTCATGCACGAGTACCGCCTCGATGGCAAGCACGCCGCCGTGCCCTACAGCCTCCCCAGGGCTGCCACGTCCAAG GACGAGTGGGTGCTGTgcagggtgttcaagaagaacctGGAGCTGCCGGTTGCCAGCAACGGCAAGAAAGGCACGTCGTACACGGGGACGGCGGACGTCGTGGCAGGATCCTCCATGTCCATGGCCGACGTTGGCCTCGCGTCTTGCGTCCTGCCTCCGCTGATAGACGTGgcggccggcagcggcggcggcagcacctTCGCGCCACCAACACCGTCACACGTGGCCTGCTTCTCCAACGCGCTGGAGGGCCAGTTCCTGCACCCGCCGTTCCTGCTCCCCTCCGCCCCCGCGACGACGAACGCGCCGCAGCGCGCCGCCGATCACCTCGCCATGGACCCCGCCTCGCCGTTCATGGCGAGCGTGCAGATGCAGTACGCGCAGGAAGCCGCGGGCGGCATGGTGCAGGAGCTCCTGCATGGCGGCGGAGGCAGCGTCTGGTACCCCAAGGGCGAGAGGGAGAggctgagcggcggcggcgcctcgcagGACACCGGCCTCACCTCGGAGGTGAACCCCGCCGAGATCTCCTCGTCGCGGCAACACATGGATCACGAGGCGAACTTTTGGGGATATTGA